The following are encoded in a window of Dysidea avara chromosome 4, odDysAvar1.4, whole genome shotgun sequence genomic DNA:
- the LOC136252726 gene encoding accumulation-associated protein-like: MIHYNTRGMDANHGTPQGSGRTIQSRTPQGRGMDANRGTPQGSGRTIQSQTPQGRGMDANRGTPQDPGRTIQSRTPQGRGMDANRGTPQDPGRTSQSRTPQGRGMDANRGTPQGPDHSFQSQTPQGRGMDANCGTPQDPGQTIQLRTPQSRGMDANHGTPQGPDHSFQSQTLQGRGEKSQT, from the exons ATGATCCATTACAATACtcgag gtatggatgccaaccaTGGCACACCTCAGGGTTCAGGtcggaccattcaatcacgaactccacaaggccgag gtatggatgccaaccgtggcacacctcagggTTCAGGTCGGACCAttcaatcacagactccacaaggccgag gtatggatgccaaccgtggcacacctcaggatccaggtcggaccattcaatcacggactccacaaggccgag gtatggatgccaaccgtggcacacctcaggaTCCAGGTCGGACCAGTCAATCACggactccacaaggccgag gtatggatgccaaccgtggcacacctcagggACCAGATCACAGCTttcaatcacagactccacaaggccgag gtatggatgccaactgTGGCACACCTCAGGATCCAGGTCAGACCATTCAATTACGGACTCCACAAAGCCGAG gtatggatgccaaccaTGGCACACCTCAGGGACCAGATCACAGCTTTCAATCACAGACTCTACAAGGCCGAGGCGAGAAGTCACAGACATAA